ACGCAGAAACTCGACGAGGCTGTTTTGTATGAACCTCATTTCAAGCTGAAGGTCGTTCGGTACTATGAGAACCTTCCGCTCCACTATACCGGCGAAGTGTTTCGCGTCCAGTGCGCGTCGGAGCATACAGCAAACTCTCCGGGCCACAAGACCCAGGACCCAGGTTGGCGTACATTAGGGAACGGGGGCGCCATCGGATCCAAGAATGCCGCAGAACTGGTCGAGCGCGAGCGCCACAACTATCTGGTGGTCGATGAGCAGACGCTGGTCTGGATTGGGAATGGTGTGAGTGTGAGCTTCGATGCGTGCGGACAGTTTCGAGCGTGGTATCCCACGTCTCTCCCTGAGGAGTTGATCGATCCGGTTGTGAAACCCGATTTTTGTGCTCCTAAAGGAAAAGCTGACTGCCGCCACTACAATTTCCAGGGGGATCGCGCCCCGCATTTTGAAGACATTCAGGTGTCCCGGCAGGGTGCCATCTCCTTCACCGTACGGTCGAAGGCCTTTCGGGGTGAACGGATCGTTCGTGTCCACAGCACCGATTTCGGCCGGACATGGACATTCACTTCAATAGCTTCCCAATAATCACACAGTTCCTTGTCGGTTGAAGCTCAGTACACGATCACATGATCGGCTGATACGAACAGGCCCACCATCTTTTCCAGCGGAAGGGGGGTTACTGAAGAGGCGACTCGAGCCGGATCGATCTTGTAGAGCAGCATCATGGTCTGATTGCCATAGATTTCAACGCCCAGCTTGCTCTTGAGGATCTCAAAGTACTCCCCGTAGTTATGCGGGACCTGCTCCAGGGGTACGCCCATCTGTTCGGAGACGCTCTGCCGTTCTCGCTCCGGCAGCCCCGCTCGTTCGAGCGCGGTACTGTCCGAACCGACCAGTCTGCGAAAAAAGCCAAACCCCTTGGTCACTGATGTCACCGCGCTGGCATCAACCAGAATTGTCACCTTATGGCCCGCCTTGACGGCCGCCCAAGCCACATTCGGCACGGCACAAATTTGCGCATCGTCCTCTGCCAGCGAGGTCTTCATGTGGATCAGGATGCTGGCTGCGGACGCGTGCTGCGTGCCTAGGCCGGCGATCCCTATGAGTGTCATGCACATCGCTAGTATCATGGTCACGATCTGTCGGTTCATGACCCGCCCTCCGCATTCTTGTTCTGGCTCATAGACTGGTGTTCGCAGCAGGTTGACGCATCCGAAGTCGGCCGACAACTCGTGCAGTCCTTGTATACGGCATAGGCCTTCAGTGCCCATTCCTCGCCAGGGCAGCCTTGCATGGTCATCGCGACTTCGAGGAATTCAATCAATTCGTCCAGAGTAATGCCCTTTTCGACCGCCATTTGGACGTAGGCTCGAATGCAGGGCTCACATCGGATGGCGATTGAGACGCTCATTGCCGTGAGGAGCTTGTATTTGGCGGAAACAACCCCGTCGCGGTACGCCTCCTGTCGCATGCGAAGCAGCCCGCCGGTGACCTTCGGACTGAGGCGACGCAGCTCTTGAAATAAACTTTCGGCATCTGACCTTATCTCTTTTTGTTCTTCGGTCATGAGTTTTGTCATCCTTCCGGTTTACCGTGTTCTTTTGCGGAATGATGCGAACAACAGCCGGAGACGTCATCCCGATTTCTCCGAGACAGGCTGTACAGGGCCAAGCCAAGGAAGGCGGCTAGGGCGGGGAGCAGCACATAGTCCAGGTAGCCCGTGACCGCTCCCAGGCCGAGAAGACCCAGCAGCCCGACCAGAATCGGCGTGAAACAGCAGAGTGCTGTCAACGCTGCGCCTGTTAAGCCCAAAGTCATGAGACGGTTCCGGTTCATGGAGTCATGCCTCCCTGATGTTCGCCCTTACCATCACGCCTGTCCGACGCCAGCAGCCCTTAAGCGATCGGCTGTGATCGGTTCCCGCCGGCAACAGTCCAACAACACACCGTTAACCGCGACGGCCGGGACTGCGGTGATCCCGTAGCGTCTCGCTTTGTCCCGGCATTCGTTCGTCGCGCAGCCCTCCCGTAGATCGTAGATCTGTAGGTCGCAACTGGGGCAGACTAAAGACTTGACCAGCTTGACTGTGTTATCACAAATGGGACAGCCAGCCGTGAATACCTCAACCCTTCGCTTTGTGGTCACCATCGTGGAATCTCCTTTTTTCTCTAGAACCTATCTCAAAATTGTTTGAGGAGCATCGTGATGCAGGCGAGCTGCACGAACCCGAGAAAATTGGCGGCGTAGTACTCCCAGCGAACGAGGAGTCGGCGTTTCCACTGGAGCCAGGCAAAGAACCGTTCAACGAGCCAGCGGCGTTGGTACCGGCGTAGGTGCCGCCCATCCTGGGTCTTGAGTTTGCGAGTGGATCGATGCGGCGCGATCAGGTTCACCCCGTCTTGGTGGAGGTCGGCATCGAGGCCATCGCTGTCATACGCCCGATCCCCGATGAGATGCTCGGGCTTGGCCTCGAGCATGTAGAAGTCGAAACTGAGTTGGACCAGGGTGACTTCATGATGATTCGCCGCATGCGTGCTCACGGAGAGGGGCAGTCCGTGCCGATCCACAATCGCCAGGATTTTCACGCCCTTGCCGCGCTTCGTAAGTCCAATGGCCTCGCCGCCGCCCTTGGCCGCCGCAAACGTGGCATCAATGAAACTCTCGCGTTCATCAATGGCCCCTTCGTCACGCAGCGTGTTTGCCAGCTGGGTGAGGACCTCTCGCAGGACCTCCCGTTGACACCACTGTTGGAACCGGCGATGCACGGTCTTGTAGTTGGGATAGCACTGCGGGAGCAGGTGCCATTGCGCCCCGGTGTTCAGAATCCAGAGCACCGCTTCCAGGACGGCCCGGGTTGGGATCGGTTTGCGGCCCGGGCGAGTGTCCGGGATGTGCTCTTCAGGACAATGATCCCGAATCCGCTCCCATTGATCGTCGCGCAACCGCAGCATGGGAGCACCTATACGGACGGACTGTCATGCTGTCAATAATTTTGAGATAGGTTCTAATCAGGCTTGTATGGTTCTGCCGTTGTGGCTGGACGAAACAGCCTGGCAGGTGTGGATCAATTCCTGACGTCACCTAAGCAATTCCGAAGGTCCGCTTCCCGATCCGTTCACCTCCTTTCGCGCTGTGCGTCTCTTTCCGTGCATTTCATCCTCCAGGGCCTTGAGAATTGGACACCGATCAGTTGGCTGGCCAGCCCGGCAGTCGCGAAGCAAGCTTCGTAGTGCCCTGGCCAGTGCCTGCAAGTCGCGCACTTTTGCCTCCACGTGCCTCAGCTTGGCTTCCGCCCTCCGCTGCACATCACCGCACCGGGCTTTCGATCTGACCCGAAGATCGAGGAGTTCTTCGATCTCATGGAGCGTAAAACCCAACGCCTGGGCGTTCTTGATGAAGCGGAGACGTCGCTGCGCCTCGCTGTTGTAGAGTCTATAGCCGGACGGCAGCCGCGAGGTGGGGTCGAGTAAGCTGCGTCGCTCGTAGTAGCGAATCGTTTCGATATTCACCCCAACATCCTTTGCAAGCTGCCCAATTGTGAGTTCGGTTGTCATGTGCACCTCATGTGTGACGATACACCCTGTACCATAGTACGGAGTCAAGGGGGGAGTGTGTCCGTTTGTTCGTTTCCGACCCGTAATGATCCTCTTGAACGTCCGACTCTACTCCAGCGCGTCCACAGCCGAGAGACTGGCGGCCGTGTGACTGTAAGCCAGCTTACAGAAGGTCCATGTGCTTCCCTGTATATGGACCTATCCACCTATTTATAAGGATGCGATCGCTCTCATAGGGCAAGATTGACACATAGAGGGATCTCTATATATACAGTCGCGACGAGGGGACCATGCCGATAGACGAAATCACGCAAAAAGTCAGTGACCGCTACGCGCGGGCTGCCGCCGCAGGCGAGCAGATGTGCTGTCCGACGAGTTACGACTTCGCCGACCTGAAGACGTTTATCCCAGAAGAGGTGCTCAAGATTTCCTATGGTTGCGGCACGCCCGCCGGGTTGAAGACGGTCCGCCCCGGTGAGACGGTCCTGGACATCGGCTCCGGCGGAGGAATCGACTGCTTCGAAGCCTCGCGGTTGGTCGGACCGACCGGCCGTGTGATCGGTCTCGATATGACGGACGCGATGCTGGAGATTGCGCGCCGCAATGCGCCGATTGTTGCAGCGAATCTGGGCTATGCCTCCTCGAACGTGGAGTTCCGAAAGGGCATGGCCGATGCGATGCCGGTGGACGACAACACGATCGATCTGATCATTTCCAACTGCGTCATCAACCTGGCTCCTGATAAGCGCAGGGTCTTCCGTGAGATGTTCCGCGTCACGAAACCGGGTGGGCGTTTTACGATTTCCGATATCGTGTCAGACCAAGCCGTCCCGCAATACTTGGTGCATGATGCTGAAAAATGGGGTGAGTGTCTCTCCGGCGCATTGACGCTCGCGGCCTACAGTGTCGGCATGGTGGAAGCCGGGTTTCTCGGTATCCATCTCGTCAAGTTCTCTCCCTGGCAAGTCATCGATGGGATTCACTTCTTCTCCGTAACGCTGACCGGCTACAAACTCCCACCGCATCCTGCGGGACCCGCCGTTCGCTACGCGACACTCCGCGGACCATTTAGCCTTGTGGTGGATGAACGTGGAGCCAGCTACCAGCGAGGTATTCCGCGACCGATCGGGCCGGACACGGCTCTGCTGCTGAGTCAACCCCCGCTCGCCCCGTATTTTGTGCTGTCCCATGAACCGATCGTGCTCGACCGAGCGGATGCGCGCTGGTGGGCGGTGTTGCCCTCGCAAGCCTCTTGCGTGTGGCAAGGAGACTTTGCCCTGCTCGCGGGCCCATTTCTCGAAGCTGCCGATGACGATCATCACGTCTACCGACGGGGAGAACCGCTGGAAGTCTGCTCCAAGACCCTCAAGGTATTGGCAACCGACGGGTATGCTCCGCATTTCGCCATCATCAACCGCGCCGGCCAACGCGTGAATGGCGGCGAGGTCACCTGTTCACCCGATGGAGGCTGCTGCTGATGAAGCCCGCCTCACCCGGCGACATGCTCACCGCAGACCAATGCGCCACGATTCTCAAGGCCCTGGCGGATCACACCCGGTTGCGTATACTGGAGTCGTTACTGATCGAGGAGAAGTGCGTGACGGAACTCGTCCGGCAGCTACGCTGTCCGCAACCGCACATCTCCCATCATCTCCGGATTCTCCGGGATGCCGGATTGATTGAGGGGCTTCGGGACGGCAAGCAGGTCTGTTATCGAATCCTGCCGAGGGTCCAACGCGTGCTGGCCAATCGGCAGGGACGGGCGCTCAACTTCGGATGCTGTGAGTTGCGATTCCCGGAAATGGTGTTGGCCGGCATGGGGCACACCCGCTGATGCCATGGTGGTTTTCTGAGGTGCTTCTCGCTTGCTCACGGATATAGAGATGGCGCTGACCTTGCTCGGACGACACAACCCGCTCGCCTCTTCCGCTGAACAGCTCAAGGTGCTGACAGAAACGGCCGGTTGTCCTCCGTTTGAAAGGCGACTCAATCAGGCCGACTTGTTCCCGCTCCACGCCACAGGGATCACGGTCTTTCAGATCAACGTCGGCAAGCTCTGCAACCAGACCTGCCGGCATTGTCACGTCGATGCAGGGCCGGACCGCACCGAAACGATGTCGAAGGAGACCGCCGAACTCTGTCTCGCGGCGTTGGCCAGGACCGACGTTCTAACCGTCGACATCACCGGCGGCGCACCCGAGCTCAACCCGAACTTTCGTTGGCTGGTCGAACAGGCTCGTGCGCTCGGCCGTCATGTGATGGATCGCTGCAATCTCTCCGTGTTGCTGCTTCCCTCCCAAGCAGATCTTGCCGAGTTTCTGGCTGCCCATCGCGTCGAAGTCATTGCGTCGCTTCCGGCCTATCGTGCTAGCCAGACCGATGCGCAGCGGGGAGAAGGGATCTTTGAGAAATCGATCGAGGCCCTCAAACTCTTGAATCGCCTCGGATACGGTCGACCGGACAGCGGCCTTGTTTTGAACCTCGTTTACAATCCCGTCGGCGCGTTTCTCCCTCCCAAGCAAGAGGCCATCGAAGCGCAGTTTAGAAAAGAACTCCGGAGCCGGCACGGCGTCGAGTTCAACCGTCTCTACACCATCACGAATATGCCCATCAGTCGGTTCCTGGAGTTCCTGATCGAGAGCGGCAATTATGAGGCCTACATGGATCGATTGGCCACTGCGTTCAACCCGGCCGCTGCCGCCGGCGTCATGTGCCGGTCGATGATTTCCGTGGGATGGGACGGCACCCTGTACGATTGCGACTTTAATCAGATGCTCAACCTGCCGGTCGACAAGGGAATGCCACGCCATATTCGTGACTTCGATCCGACCCGCCTGAGCGCACGCAGGATTGTGACGAGGAATCACTGCTACGCCTGCACGGCCGGTGCCGGCTCGTCTTGCGGCGGGGCGGTCACGACAGCATAGCTGGCCGACTCGTATGGAGTTATCGATCCTCACATTCGTCCTCGTGTTGTCTCTGGCTTGCGCCAACGGCGCGAACGATGTGTCCAAAGCAATTGCCACCCTCGTTGGCAGCGGGGTGACCAACTACCGGACCGCGATCCTCTGGGGAACGCTCTGGACAATGATCGGCGCTGGGCTCTCGGGATTGGTCGCCACCGCGATGGTGAAGACCTTCAGCCAAGGACTGCTGGCGCCAGACGCTCCCGCATCGCCGCCCATCGCCGCCGCCGTGCTCATTGGCGCGGTCCTGTGGGTACTGGCCGCATCCTGGAGCGGCCTCCCTGTATCCACCACCCATGCGTTAACCGGCGCGATCGTCGGGGTAGGCCTCGTCGCATTTGGAAGTGAGGGGCTTCTGTGGAAGGGAATTGGAAGGAAGATTGTCTTGCCGCTCATCCTCAGTCCCGTGCTGGCCCTGATGGTCTCTGTCATTGTGCATCGTCTTGTCCGCACGCTCGCGGCTCGATGGGAAGGAGCCTGTGTTTGTGTGATGCCGACCGCCAGGGCGCTGGTCATGATCGATGCGCAGGGAGCCACACGTACTTTGTTTCAGACCGCGGCTCTGGGGCGACCGGTGGTGGCCGTTCCGGTTCAGTGCGACCGGGCGGGACTGAGCGGGCTCGTTGTTGGGTTGGACAGTATCCATTGGTGCTCAAGCGGATTGGCTTCGCTGGCTCGTGGAACGAACGACGCCCCCAAGATTGCGGCGATATTGCTGCTCGGAAGCGCTGTCGCGACTTGGCCCAGCGCGGCCTATCAAGGTGTGGCACTCATCGGCGTGGCGATGGCGATGGGCGTCGGGAGCTACCTGGCAGGACTCCGTGTCACCCAAGTCCTTGCGGAGAAGGTCACACGGATGGATCACGGTGAGGGATTATCTGCGAATCTCACGACCTCCTCGCTGGTGATGGTCTCCGCCGTGATGGGGTTGCCGGTCTCGACGACCCACGTCAGCAGTTCGGCGATCATTGGCATTGGATTGTTGAAAGGCGTCAGTGCCGTTCGATGGTCCACGGTGCGTGACATGGTCCTGGCGTGGGTCGTCACGCTTCCTGCTTCCGGACTTCTTTCCGCACTCGCCTATCATCTGCTCACCAGGCTTGTGTAAGCGATCTCACAGTTTGGTCACGGTGTCGCGTGGTAGAGACTCGCGGGGTGGGGTTTTGAAGCAGTCGAATCATGGACTGATCAACATGACTCAATGTCATAGGCGAGGATTGAATGAAGCAACAGCCTTATGTGTGCAGAACTCTGCACAGCCGGACACCACAGGAACTAGTCCTCCGGACATGCTTTTCCGAAGTGGCATGTATCCTCGGGATCATCCTTTGTTTCGAGCTCACGGGAGGAGGGGTGTCACATGCGCTGGATTGGGTGCCCACCGATCAAGAGATGCAAAAGTACCGGAAAAGCTGGAATCCGCTGTCGAACGGGCCGATTTTTATTAGTGGGGTTGACATCCACCCGAAGGGACAGTTCACCTTCCATCCGTTCTTATTTTCTCAGATTAGTGAGAAACAATTCGGAAACGATCTGACTACCAAGAGCACTTCCTCCCCTGTCCACTCGTATCAGATAGCACCAGTCGTCACGATGGCCTATGGCCTGACGAGCCACTTCGAGCTCAATGTCGGTCTCTCGGGCTCATTCTGGTGGGCGAATTCCAGCGCGCAGTTTAATCAGGGAAAGGGGGGGCCGTGGACTACGGATTCCGGCCTGGGCGATACACAGGTGTACTTGAAATACCGGCCGATTATTCAAGATCCGGATGGATGGCGTCCTTCCATCACAACGTTCAACATGATTGTGTTACCGACCAGTCGTTGGGTGACGGGGAGTGAAAGCCCTCCAGGCGGCTTTGCGCCGCTGGGGCGACTTCCAGCCTCTCGATTCGGGTCGTTGACCTGGACGGAAGGGGTGATGTTTCGGAAGAACCTGCAACCGTTTCGCGTGAGCGGCGGTGTGTTCTATTCGTACCATCTTCCCGGCAGCGATGCGGGGGAGACGACCTATCCAGCCGATATCATCAACACGCGCCTGATTGTTGAACACATCTTCAACGACAAGCGGGGTTTGGGGTACAACCTGGAGTTCGTGGGCTTCCATGGCCTTCCTTGGCGGGCCGATGGCAAGGATATCAATGTCGGAGGGCGTCATGGGTTCAACTCCCTCGGGGTTCAACCGACGATCCAGTATCGGCTCGGAGAACATTGGGTAGGGGCAGTCGGCTGCTTATTCACGGTTGCAGGTCAGAACACCCTTGGCGCGATCTATCCAAATTTCTCGATTTACTATTATTGGAGCCAGACCGGAAAAGTGATCATGCGCTGAGGATCTGTCCCTACTGGAGACAAGCAGTCTGCTAATTTGAACAGTTCCTTTGGTTGCGACTTCCTCAATATGTTCACCAGATGTTCACCAGGAGGCCGGAACTGGTCGGTTTGGGCGGGAAGAGATCGGATGTCGGAAAACGAGAAAGTGCGCTGGACGCTGCGATTCTCTTGGAGTTTGTGGAGTTTTGCGTGTGAAAGGGAGAAACGAGACGCGGTTTATGAGTCCGCTGCTCTACCAACTGAGCTACACCGCCACGCAAGCACTGGAAGGGAATCGAAACAGAATTCGAACAAGCGAAACACAACTATAGCATGTCGCCGCTGCGTCGGACAATCAGGGTTCTTGCTCGCAGCGGTTCAGATCGGGTAATGCGACGGGTCCGTCACATGCGCATGGTAGTCGTTCCCAAGGCAGCGAGTTTCAGATCTGTCAGTCGATCGTCCAGGATTGCGCTGCTGCGAACTTTTTCGCTGTGATCTCAGGCTTCCTCGGGAAGACGGTTAGCGGAGAAACTGCCGGCTTCGCACATGGTAATGTAATTCACCCTCGGCGATGAAGCGACCAAGGACCAGCGTGGGCTTCATGGTCAGGCTGACGAGACGCAATATGGATATTCGGCCTTGGAGCCTCCCGCCATCCACATCGCGGTTGAGGCCGGCTTCTAATTGCTGCCGTGCCTCCTCCAGTTTATCCGCCAGGGGAAGGGTCGCGCTTTGCTCCAGCCAACGGCGGAACTCTTCATGCAACAGTGATTCCGCGAAATCGGTCAGCATGGAGCGATTCTTGATCTGGTAATCGAAATGAGTGAAACGGACGGTTTGGGTCTCCGGCTCGTATCGTGGCTCGCCTTGCATCAGGAGCGTGATCGGCGCAAGGCCGGCCAGGTCCAGGGTCATCTCAAGCGCGGCCTTGTCACCCGCCGGATGGAAATGCACCTGTCGAATGGTGATCGTGCCAGGCTCCGTTCCATAGGTTTGTCCCACGAGCCGTTGAGCCAGTTGTTGGTTGGCCTCTTCGTATGGAAGCGGGACGTCGAGTGAGACATGGAATCCATCCGGGGGAGGCGTGGTCTTAAGGAGTGGAAGCGGGACTGCGGTGGAAGTCGCGACCTGCCCGTTCGTTAAGCGGGGAAGCACCATGAATCCGATCGCCGCCTTCAACAGGCTGTCCTGTCCTTCAATGGACCCGGCTCTGGTTTCTCGTGGGTCGAGGAGCAGCGTCTGATGTTGCCGCTCATCGACCGCCACGGGCCGTTGCAGGGAGGTCCAGGCCCTCTGGACCGGTTCCTTGAATTGGAATTGGCGTTGAATATGCGTGTTGAGGATCGGAAGCGCCTGCTGGAGGTCGGCGCGCAGGAGATAGGCGACCGTGGGAGTCAGGTCCGCCCGGTCCAGTTCGCGAAGGCAGGCTCCAACGGCCTGCACGGAGGTCACCTTGCTGGAGGCCTGCACATTGTATTGCGGTCCCAATGATAGGACGGACGTAATACGCGCGACGACCCTGCCTGGCGCTCGGCCCGCCGCACGGCGTCCGCAGGAAGCGACGGTCTTGCTTTCCGGTGATGTGGCGGTATCGGCCGTGAAGGTGATCGTCAGGCTGAAGTCGACGTGGTTTCCTCTGACGGTCCATTCCGCCCGTTCCCGCTTCCACGCATATTTGATAAAGCCGGCTCCTTGGGCCAGAGCCGTCCAGCGGTCGCCGGTCCGTTGGCGCCACGCCGCGTCCAACTCATCCAATGCCGGTTTGAGGAGGGCCAGCGGGGCAGCGGCATGCACCATGATCGCCGACGGTCCTGTCTGCTGTGAATCAGACGAGGCCGGACCAGGCTGTTTGGCATGGACGCCGGCCGTCCACAGAAGCAGGGCGAAGACGAACGGGAGGAACCGAGTTGTCCGCATTGGGGAAACACCTGAGCGCATGTCCGCACGGACCGAGGAGCGACGGCCACACTGTACCATGTTCCGCCCGCGTCCGCATGAGGAGACGTGGAGCATCCCTCCGGCACCGGCGCTAGGTTTTTCCCGACCGTGTCGGGTATAATTCCACGATTTTGATCCCAACGAAGGAGCCTGGAATGGCCGAAAAGGACGACAAGAAACGCGCGCTGGATCTGGCCCTGTCTCAAATCGAAAAACAGTACGGCAAGGGAGCGGTGATGAAGCTCGGCACCGCGGAGGTGGTCGTCGACGCCCCGGTCGTGTCCTCCGGCTCGCTGTCGTTGGATATTGCGTTGGGGATCGGTGGCTTGCCCCGAGGCCGGGTCATCGAGATCTTCGGCCCTGAATCCTCGGGCAAAACGACCCTGTCGCTGCATGTGATCGCCGAAGCGCAGAAAGCCGGCGGCATCGCCGCGTTTATCGACGCCGAGCATGCGCTGGATCTCGGCTACGCGCGCAAATTGGGAGTCAACACGGACGATCTGCTGGTTTCGCAGCCCGATACCGGGGAGCAGGCGCTGGAAATTGCGGAAACGTTGGTCCGCAGCGGGGCCGTGGATCTGCTGGTGATCGACTCCGTGGCGGCCCTGGTGCCGCGCGCGGAAATCGAAGGGGAAATGGGTGACGCCCACATGGGCTTGCAGGCGCGGCTGATGTCGCAGGCCCTGCGGAAATTGACCGCGGCGATCTCCAAATCCCAGACGATGGTCATTTTCATCAACCAGATTCGTATGAAGCTGGGAGTGATGTTCGGCAATCCGGAGACGACCACCGGCGGGAACGCCCTCAAATTCTATTCCTCCGTTCGGCTCGACATCCGAAGGATTGAATCGATCAAGGAAGGCACCGACGTGACCGGCAGCCGCGTCCGGGTCAAGGTGGTGAAGAACAAGATGGCGCCCCCGTTCAAACAGGCGGAATTCGACATCATGTTTGCGGAAGGCATCTCGAAAATGGGCGAACTGGTCGATCTCGGCGTCGAGAAGCGGGTTTTGGAGAAGTCCGGCGCCTGGTATTCCTATAAGGGCGAGCGGTTGGGCCAGGGAAGGGAGCAGGTCCGGGATTTCCTAAAGAACAATCCGGCCATCGCCCGCGATATCGAGCATCGAATTCGAGAATCCTCGGGAGTCGGAGCCAAGGCGTCCGACAAGCGGTCCGACAAGGACGACAAACACGAGAAGAAGGCCGACGCGAAGGGCGAGGAGAAAGAGAGGCGGTCGCACGCGGTGCGGGGGTGACGCTCGTCCGGCATTGCGCGATCTGGCAGCGCCACAGTGGCCGTGATGCCATGAAGGACTCGTCCTCCCGGCGGCGCGTGATCTCCCCCCGGCGGGACCCCATTCAACTGGCATTCAAGTATCTGTCACTGCGTGATCGGACTGCCGCGCAACTTACTCGCTATCTGCAACGGCAGCGAGTGCCGAAGAAAATCGTTCGGGAGGCCGTCGCACGTTGCATCGAGCTCGGCTATCTGAATGATCGTTCCTTCGCCTTTCGATGGGCCGAGTCTCGGGTGCAGCGGCGCCCCATGGCCAAGCCAGCCCTCGAAGCCGAATTGTTGGCCAAGGGCTTTGATGAACCCTTGGTCGCCGAGACGCTGGCGCGTTTGTATGGGCGCGATACCGAACGGAGATTCGCGGGAGAGATCATTAGGCAACAGCAAAAAGGGGGACGGGCCGTCTCGCCGGCCAGGCTTGCCTCACTCCTGCGGCAACGCGGGTTTGGCGAAGAGGTGATCGCAGAAGCGATCGGGATGGAACATCGCGACGACGGGGATGCCCACGGCGAGTAGCCGGACTTACGGAAGGATGGTTTCATGAATCACACGACAGAAGCCCTCCGCCAGGCGTTTCTCCGCTATTTTGAGCGGCAGGGCCATCAGGCGGTGGCCAGCTCGCCCCTGATTCCTCAGGCGGACCCGACCCTGTTGTTTACGAACGCCGGGATGAACCAATTCAAGCGGGTGTTCCTCGGCGAGGAGAGCCGGGCCTACAAGCGGGCCGTCACGGTGCAGAAGTGCGTGCGGGCCGGAGGAAAGCACAACGATCTGGAGAACGTCGGCTACACGGCGCGGCACCATACCTTTTTCGAGATGCTCGGCAACTTCTCGTTCGGGGACTACTTCAAGGCCGAGGCCATTGAGTTCGGATGGGAGTTCCTGACCAAGGAGGTCGGGTTGGCCAAGGATCGCCTCTGGGTCACGGTCTATAAGGATGACGACGACGCGGCAAGCCTATGGAAAAGGATCGGCATGCCGGACCAACGCATCATGCGGTTCGGCGAGAAGGATAATTTCTGGCAGATGGGGGACACGGGTCCCTGCGGCCCCTGCTCCGAGATTCACTTCGACCAGGGAACGGCGGTGCCGGGTGACGACCGGCCGAACGGCGACGGCGATCGCGTGATCGAGATCTGGAACCTCGTGTTCATGCAGTTCAACCAAAACGACAGGGGCGAACGGCAGCCGCTTCCCAGGCCGAGCATCGATACGGGCATGGGACTGGAACGCCTGGCCGCGGTCGTCCAGGGGAAACACAGCAACTACGACGGCGATGTCTTTGCGCCGATTCTTCACGCCATCGGGACCAGGACCGGGCAACGGTACGGCGCGAACCTTTCGAGTGATCGGTCCATGCGCGTGATCGCGGACCATCTGCGGGCCATCGCGTTTCTGGTGGCCGACGGCATTCTGCCGTCGAACGAAGGGCGCGGGTATGTGTTGCGCCGGATTCTCCGGCGCGCGGCGCGCCACGGTCGCCTGCTGGGCGTCTCGGAACCGTTCCTGTACGACCTGACCGGCTCGGTGGCGCTCTCCATGGGATCGTTCTATCCGGAGCTGCGCGCCGCGGCTGATACGATCACGGAGGTGACGCAAGGGGAAGAAGAGCGGTTCATCGCCACATTGGACCAGGGTCTGCCCATCCTCAACGACATGGTGGCGAAGGCCAAAGCCGCCGGCCAGCCGGTGCTGGCCGGTCCGGAGGTCTTCAAACTTTATGATACCTACGGCTTTCCGATGGATTTGATCGCGGAAGCCTGTCGCGAGCAGGGCCTGGCCGTCGATCAAGAGGGGTTCGACCGGGCCATTGATGAACAGAGGGCGAGGGCGCGGAAATCCGCCTCGTTCGAGTCGGAGGCCGTGAGCCCGATGTTGGCG
The DNA window shown above is from Nitrospira tepida and carries:
- the alaS gene encoding alanine--tRNA ligase, with amino-acid sequence MNHTTEALRQAFLRYFERQGHQAVASSPLIPQADPTLLFTNAGMNQFKRVFLGEESRAYKRAVTVQKCVRAGGKHNDLENVGYTARHHTFFEMLGNFSFGDYFKAEAIEFGWEFLTKEVGLAKDRLWVTVYKDDDDAASLWKRIGMPDQRIMRFGEKDNFWQMGDTGPCGPCSEIHFDQGTAVPGDDRPNGDGDRVIEIWNLVFMQFNQNDRGERQPLPRPSIDTGMGLERLAAVVQGKHSNYDGDVFAPILHAIGTRTGQRYGANLSSDRSMRVIADHLRAIAFLVADGILPSNEGRGYVLRRILRRAARHGRLLGVSEPFLYDLTGSVALSMGSFYPELRAAADTITEVTQGEEERFIATLDQGLPILNDMVAKAKAAGQPVLAGPEVFKLYDTYGFPMDLIAEACREQGLAVDQEGFDRAIDEQRARARKSASFESEAVSPMLAELSARVPATQFVGYERLQSESVLQAILKGDRLVKEATAGDEIECVLDVTPFYAEGGGQVGDQGVLVGPEGRIEITETVKPLPTMFVHKGRVQSGLVREGDRLQAQVRANTRQDAARNHTATHLVHAALRDLLGPHVKQYGSLVAPNRLRFDFAHFKALSGRDIDEVEAIVNDQIRRNEQVRTQVMGIQDAVAAGALAFFGDKYGEQVRVVTIEEFSKELCGGTHCRHTGEIGLFRILSETGVAAGVRRIEAQTGVGALSALKRLEADVRELSEILKVAPSDLVGRTRKLAAQLKEKERELEELKLKLASGASTDAQVRTIGSVQVHVQRTDGMDMNGMRALADRVRDKLKSGVVALGGVSDDKVSLLVAVTKDLTASIKAGELIKSMAVEVGGTGGGRPELAQAGGKQPEGLPRALEKVFPLVEQALGQ